Proteins encoded together in one Bacteroidota bacterium window:
- a CDS encoding MarR family transcriptional regulator, with protein sequence MEKEHKQELISERFFAEMKDTFFFQAQRIKRVIFRNAKQMFKEENINLKVDQFPILLTAHALEGMSQQEIADVTERDKSSAQRTLVSLEKNGLVKIVQDSTDKRKNLVYLTEEGKFIAKRIKILFKQAELQTFAVLSEEERNEALVHIKEIADKLEK encoded by the coding sequence ATGGAAAAAGAACACAAACAAGAACTTATTTCCGAAAGATTCTTTGCCGAAATGAAAGACACATTTTTCTTTCAGGCCCAAAGGATCAAGAGAGTGATTTTTCGCAACGCTAAACAGATGTTCAAAGAGGAAAATATCAATCTTAAGGTTGACCAATTTCCGATACTTTTAACTGCTCATGCGCTTGAAGGAATGTCTCAGCAAGAAATTGCCGATGTTACCGAACGCGATAAATCTTCTGCCCAGCGTACCTTGGTTTCTCTTGAAAAAAACGGGCTTGTAAAAATTGTACAGGATTCAACAGACAAGCGTAAGAACCTTGTTTACCTGACCGAAGAAGGTAAATTTATTGCCAAAAGGATAAAAATCCTGTTTAAACAGGCTGAACTCCAAACCTTTGCTGTTCTTAGCGAAGAAGAACGTAACGAAGCACTGGTACACATTAAAGAAATAGCTGATAAGCTTGAAAAATAA
- a CDS encoding efflux RND transporter periplasmic adaptor subunit produces the protein MKKKLLIALAALVLISLIVVKLAGNKRKIEEKKSVSVDASIEIPVNVVSAKLEKIEGNLVKTGTLIPYSEANITSSASGNLQSVNFDLGSNVQTGQVIAQTDNTLLNLKLEAAQLQQQKLQRDYDRYSKLLAGEATTETNLQDIKFNLDNATNQIGQIKKQIADNMVKAPISGQVTVKNVEAGEFVNPGTVLGKVVNVSKLKVDVQVSENDAYTISLGQKVTITTDLYSGKTFDGKVIFVSQQGDAAHNYQVQIELPNSSSHPLKAGTFVYADFIHQGAGQALQIPRSALVESMKNPYVYVVQNGKAVARKLTVGKDLGANIEVIAGLKSGEQVVVNGQINLAEGTPVRIVK, from the coding sequence ATGAAAAAGAAACTTTTGATAGCACTAGCCGCTTTGGTTCTTATATCATTAATAGTGGTGAAGTTGGCAGGAAATAAACGCAAGATTGAAGAGAAGAAATCAGTTTCTGTAGATGCCTCAATAGAAATACCCGTGAACGTTGTATCAGCAAAGCTTGAAAAAATAGAAGGTAACTTGGTAAAAACAGGTACGCTTATTCCTTATAGCGAAGCAAACATTACCTCATCGGCATCGGGTAATTTACAATCAGTAAACTTTGATTTAGGCAGCAACGTTCAAACCGGACAAGTAATTGCCCAAACCGATAACACATTGCTAAACCTAAAACTTGAAGCCGCACAACTGCAACAACAAAAACTGCAACGCGATTACGACCGTTACAGTAAACTATTGGCAGGTGAAGCTACCACTGAAACCAACTTACAAGACATTAAATTCAACCTTGATAATGCCACCAACCAAATAGGCCAAATTAAAAAGCAAATTGCCGATAACATGGTAAAAGCTCCAATAAGCGGGCAAGTAACTGTGAAAAACGTTGAGGCAGGTGAATTTGTGAACCCCGGTACTGTGTTGGGTAAGGTAGTAAATGTATCAAAATTAAAGGTAGATGTGCAGGTAAGCGAAAACGACGCATATACTATTAGCCTGGGACAAAAGGTAACCATTACTACCGATTTATATTCGGGCAAAACTTTTGACGGTAAGGTAATTTTTGTGAGCCAACAAGGTGATGCCGCCCACAACTACCAAGTACAAATTGAATTGCCTAATTCAAGCTCACACCCGCTAAAAGCAGGAACGTTTGTGTATGCTGATTTTATTCACCAAGGTGCGGGACAAGCATTGCAAATACCTCGCTCGGCATTGGTTGAAAGCATGAAGAACCCATACGTTTATGTAGTACAAAACGGCAAAGCTGTGGCACGCAAACTTACCGTAGGTAAAGACTTAGGAGCAAACATTGAGGTAATTGCCGGATTAAAAAGCGGAGAACAAGTGGTAGTAAACGGCCAGATAAACCTTGCTGAAGGTACCCCTGTGCGCATTGTTAAGTAA
- a CDS encoding TolC family protein, translating into MSIVDKSPMFGATKFLLVGIIVALTGGVANAQKTLSLKECIDFSLKNHPSINVAQNKIEKAQQASREALSGYLPQVSVNGDLNNNLKLQTNVIPASPPLFPNETKLTFGNKLTSTATAQVEQQIYNQSLLTGLKANKPNQEIANLTAEQAKELLIYNVSSSYFQVITIYKQLELLNGNKERTEKLLEVAKLQASAGVAKKVDVKQVQVGLNNVLAQISVVQNNLQLAYNGLKNSMGLYTNDSLVLSDTGRWLQNAPQITTLAEFNVANTTDYKLQEKQIQLYDINAQSIRMQSIPTISAFGRYGLNGFGKQPSDIINRQFDYSTIGIRLSWKVFDGFKRTSQYRQAIIDRDNAKLNLEINKAGQSLKYQNAVAQFKQAQSTLTTNKENVELAAEVYDNVSLQYKEGVASLSELLNAETSYRDAQNNYIVSLINFYLTQLDLEQSNGSLEQYYNKL; encoded by the coding sequence ATGTCAATAGTTGATAAGTCACCAATGTTTGGTGCAACCAAATTTCTGCTCGTTGGTATTATTGTAGCACTTACAGGTGGTGTTGCAAATGCCCAAAAAACGCTCAGTTTAAAGGAGTGTATTGATTTTAGCCTCAAAAATCACCCGTCGATTAATGTTGCGCAAAACAAAATTGAGAAGGCACAACAAGCCTCGCGTGAAGCATTATCGGGGTATTTGCCACAGGTATCGGTAAACGGCGATTTAAACAATAACTTAAAGCTGCAAACCAATGTTATACCTGCCAGTCCTCCCCTATTCCCCAACGAAACAAAACTTACATTCGGGAATAAACTAACCAGCACAGCCACCGCGCAAGTTGAGCAACAGATTTATAACCAATCGTTACTTACAGGTTTAAAGGCCAACAAACCCAATCAGGAAATCGCCAACCTAACTGCTGAACAAGCTAAAGAACTTCTTATCTACAACGTATCAAGCTCGTATTTTCAGGTAATCACAATTTACAAGCAATTAGAGTTGCTAAACGGAAACAAAGAGCGTACAGAAAAATTGCTTGAGGTTGCCAAATTGCAAGCTTCAGCAGGGGTTGCTAAAAAGGTGGATGTGAAACAAGTACAGGTGGGCCTAAACAATGTGCTTGCACAAATATCAGTAGTGCAAAACAACTTGCAACTGGCTTATAACGGGTTAAAAAACTCGATGGGACTTTATACCAACGATTCATTAGTATTAAGCGATACCGGCCGTTGGTTGCAAAATGCACCGCAAATTACTACCCTGGCAGAGTTTAATGTAGCCAACACTACTGATTACAAGCTACAGGAAAAACAAATCCAGTTATACGATATCAACGCGCAATCCATCCGTATGCAAAGTATTCCTACAATTTCAGCATTCGGCAGGTACGGACTAAATGGTTTTGGAAAACAGCCTTCTGATATTATCAACCGCCAGTTTGATTACTCAACAATTGGTATACGGTTATCATGGAAGGTTTTCGACGGGTTTAAACGTACCTCTCAATACAGGCAGGCAATTATCGACCGAGACAATGCCAAACTGAATCTGGAAATAAACAAAGCCGGCCAAAGCCTTAAATACCAAAATGCGGTAGCGCAATTTAAACAAGCGCAAAGCACACTTACTACCAACAAAGAAAACGTGGAGCTTGCTGCCGAGGTGTACGACAATGTGAGCTTACAATACAAAGAAGGGGTAGCATCGCTAAGTGAGTTGCTGAATGCAGAAACATCGTACCGCGATGCCCAGAACAATTACATCGTTTCATTAATAAATTTTTACCTGACCCAGCTTGACCTTGAGCAAAGCAACGGCAGCCTTGAACAGTATTACAATAAATTATAA
- a CDS encoding GNAT family N-acetyltransferase gives MYTARRTNSESDDFNTLIIDLNAYLSGQYGEVQKQYSPHNKVDGIDTVIVVYDGEKAIGCGCFKPYDENAVEIKRMFVRPEYRRKGIGKLIMDNLEQWAKELGYNACVLETGDNQPEAVALYKRIGYIETEKYGVYVNLNNSICMRKDFPAVQS, from the coding sequence ATGTATACTGCAAGAAGAACTAACAGCGAAAGCGACGATTTCAACACCTTAATCATCGACCTAAACGCCTACTTGTCGGGTCAGTATGGAGAAGTACAAAAACAGTACTCCCCTCACAACAAAGTAGATGGTATTGACACCGTGATTGTTGTGTACGATGGCGAAAAAGCCATTGGTTGCGGCTGTTTTAAACCCTACGACGAAAACGCCGTTGAGATTAAACGGATGTTTGTTCGCCCTGAGTACCGACGAAAAGGTATTGGCAAACTGATTATGGACAACCTTGAACAATGGGCAAAAGAACTGGGCTACAATGCCTGTGTGCTTGAAACCGGCGATAATCAACCCGAAGCCGTTGCCCTATACAAACGGATAGGTTATATAGAAACCGAAAAATACGGCGTGTATGTGAACCTGAACAACAGTATTTGCATGCGCAAGGATTTTCCTGCCGTACAATCATAA
- a CDS encoding NADH-quinone oxidoreductase subunit N, whose amino-acid sequence MNAIYILTGVGVLSLLSEILNFKKYIVWLAVLGLVATLVFTVADWGTSIRYFNDMVYFDNYAVAFSALLAGVGLLWLLLSKRFFESNYHVTDYTALVVFALVGAVLMVSFSNMVVLFIGIEIISLSMYVMAGSRKNDLLSNEAALKYFLLGSFATGFLLFGIALVYGASGSFYLAEIAQYSATMQPPVFYYTGIVLIFIALAFKVSAVPFHFWAPDVYQGAPVSVTSYMATIVKTAAFAAFFRLFYTAFAGNSDVWWLALSIITVLTLAVGNIIAVQQTNAKRLLAYSSLAHAGYLLMALMILNSYSAGAILYYAASYSLATLLSFFVLDKVNEHTKTNDIGGFKGLYKKSPLLAFVLVLSLLSLAGIPPMAGFFAKYYLFAAALKSGLLWLVITGVVASLISIIYYFKVVAAAFSQPDETEVTPIPVPAFQKVVIVLMALGLIALGILPNLVFGLI is encoded by the coding sequence ATGAATGCCATTTATATATTAACGGGAGTAGGGGTGCTTTCCCTTCTTTCAGAGATATTAAATTTTAAAAAATACATCGTTTGGCTGGCTGTTTTAGGGCTGGTAGCAACGTTAGTATTCACAGTAGCCGATTGGGGTACAAGCATCCGTTATTTTAACGATATGGTGTATTTTGATAACTACGCCGTAGCGTTCTCTGCACTGTTGGCTGGGGTGGGTTTATTATGGCTGTTATTATCTAAAAGGTTCTTTGAGAGCAACTACCACGTAACCGATTACACCGCGTTGGTGGTGTTTGCGTTGGTAGGAGCCGTGCTGATGGTTTCTTTCAGCAATATGGTGGTATTGTTTATCGGCATCGAGATTATTTCGCTATCCATGTATGTGATGGCAGGTAGCCGCAAAAACGACTTATTATCCAACGAAGCGGCACTTAAATACTTTCTGTTGGGTTCATTTGCCACCGGCTTTTTGTTGTTTGGTATTGCATTGGTGTACGGTGCTTCAGGTTCGTTTTACCTGGCAGAAATTGCCCAATACAGTGCTACTATGCAACCGCCCGTGTTTTATTATACAGGCATTGTTTTGATATTTATTGCCCTTGCGTTTAAAGTATCGGCAGTACCGTTCCATTTCTGGGCACCCGATGTATACCAAGGGGCTCCTGTTTCAGTAACTTCTTACATGGCAACCATTGTAAAAACTGCTGCTTTTGCGGCGTTTTTCAGGTTGTTTTACACTGCCTTTGCGGGCAACAGCGATGTATGGTGGTTGGCACTAAGCATTATTACTGTGCTTACGCTAGCAGTGGGTAACATCATCGCCGTACAACAAACCAACGCAAAACGTTTATTGGCCTATTCAAGCCTTGCCCACGCAGGGTATTTGCTAATGGCGTTGATGATACTGAACTCGTATTCAGCCGGTGCTATATTGTACTATGCAGCATCTTATTCGTTGGCTACCTTGTTGTCATTCTTTGTGCTTGATAAAGTAAACGAGCACACCAAAACCAATGATATTGGCGGTTTTAAAGGCTTGTACAAGAAAAGCCCGTTGTTGGCTTTTGTGTTGGTACTTTCATTGCTATCATTGGCGGGTATTCCTCCAATGGCGGGTTTCTTTGCCAAATACTACTTGTTTGCTGCTGCTCTTAAATCAGGGTTATTGTGGTTGGTAATAACAGGGGTTGTGGCCTCACTTATCTCCATCATCTATTACTTTAAAGTAGTAGCGGCCGCCTTCTCTCAACCCGATGAAACCGAAGTTACTCCAATACCTGTTCCTGCCTTTCAAAAGGTGGTTATTGTATTAATGGCGCTGGGTTTAATAGCCTTGGGTATATTGCCCAACCTTGTGTTCGGACTTATTTAG
- a CDS encoding GNAT family N-acetyltransferase, whose protein sequence is MKSFIIEDAESDRLHFRKVTQSDYDAWLPFFYNAESTRFLGTFDGTNEERCQSWIDRMNWRYDNDNGLMALIDKTTGALVGQCGLLKQTIDGVDEIEIGYHLLPQYRRMGYAGEAAIFCKHFAFDNHLTDTVISLIHPQNNNSMAVARKNGMQLEKQSSYRDITVNVFRVTNPATLSF, encoded by the coding sequence ATGAAATCATTTATTATTGAAGATGCTGAATCAGACAGGTTACATTTTAGAAAAGTAACCCAAAGTGATTATGACGCTTGGCTGCCATTTTTTTACAATGCAGAATCAACCCGGTTTTTAGGCACGTTTGACGGGACTAATGAAGAGCGCTGCCAAAGCTGGATAGACCGTATGAACTGGCGTTATGATAATGATAACGGCTTGATGGCGCTGATTGATAAAACCACGGGAGCATTGGTGGGCCAATGCGGCTTGCTTAAACAAACCATTGATGGCGTGGATGAAATTGAAATAGGCTACCACCTGTTGCCTCAATACCGCCGTATGGGTTACGCCGGCGAAGCAGCCATATTTTGCAAACACTTTGCCTTTGATAACCACCTGACGGATACGGTAATATCATTGATACATCCCCAAAACAATAACTCGATGGCGGTAGCCCGCAAAAACGGGATGCAGCTTGAAAAACAATCCTCATACCGTGATATAACAGTGAATGTTTTTAGGGTAACTAACCCCGCTACCCTATCGTTTTAA
- a CDS encoding efflux RND transporter permease subunit, whose translation MKRLAELAINRPLLITVIFVTLILFGYISYRALNYNLLPKFDANVVTVITSYRGASAEEIENVVTRKIEDAVSSLEGVDRITSSSQEGASIVTITLKDGMDVNRALNDAQRKVNQILVTLPQGIDNPVVNKFSTDDFPVLRMSVTAKASPSELYDIIDNQVSPQLANVEGVGQVGLVGGNEREIKVNINREKLAAYNLTISQVTNVISSASLSSPAGNVQTTATEYSIKYDAKFNNSNQLRELVVAQYTNGSKVYVKDIAEVVDAQTKVTAINHFNGVPSLGVQILKQSDANAVEVSKLVKEKIAAIEKTHSNIDLKFAIAGDQSVYTLESAEAVIDDLFIAVVIVALVMLFFLHSGRSAMFVLVALPASMIPTFIFMNLLGMSLNLMTLMALSLVVGILVDDSIVILENIMRHMEMGKDRRTAAIDGRSEIGFTAIAITLVDVVVFVPLALSGGLIGNILREFALVVVCSTLMSLLVCFTVTPMLAAHFGKVQHLNPKTLWGKVNIWFENIITSLREGYTNILKWALSHKRWVLGGTLVLFFGSFGLVAGGFIGSAFISPSDRGELSIHIELAPQTSVYQTNLVSRQIEEILFKQPEVVNVFSNIGYSTTGVATSSNSNVADLNVTLKDRKERSISTDEFGLRMKKLISTIPGVKTTITPIGITGGGNQPDVQIAIKANNREQVREAAAKIKDLVTKTPGTQYVKYSTADPKPQLEINLNREKMALLGINASEVGAAISTAFRGNDQTKFRSNGNEYDIMIQSDEFDKTDVNDVRKLRFKNSQGLSFELSQFADIKEDLGETALERMDRLSSININASVIGRSVGTVGTELTKGINALDLPSGVTWHYIGTLENQSKSFGSLLGALGLGILLVYLIMVALYENTIYPFVVLFALPLAMIGAFLALALTMNDLTIFAMIGLIMLMGLVAKNGILLVDFTNQRKAEGASLIEALIDAGRERFRPILMTTIAMIVGMMPLALSQSAGAEVKSGMAWVIIGGLTSSLLLTLLVVPTIYYIVDKLKERMGRGKRKKLAADDTELQVAASH comes from the coding sequence ATGAAAAGACTTGCAGAATTAGCCATAAACAGGCCGCTGCTGATAACAGTAATTTTTGTAACCCTTATCCTTTTCGGGTACATCAGCTACAGGGCACTTAACTACAACTTGTTGCCCAAGTTTGATGCCAATGTGGTTACTGTAATTACCAGCTATCGCGGGGCCTCGGCAGAGGAGATTGAAAACGTGGTAACACGTAAAATAGAAGATGCTGTATCATCATTAGAAGGGGTTGACCGTATCACCTCGTCATCACAAGAAGGAGCCTCAATTGTTACTATTACACTAAAAGACGGGATGGATGTGAACCGTGCGTTGAACGATGCACAGCGGAAAGTGAACCAAATATTGGTAACGCTTCCCCAAGGTATCGATAACCCTGTGGTGAATAAATTTTCAACTGATGATTTTCCGGTGCTCAGGATGAGTGTTACAGCCAAAGCCAGCCCATCGGAATTGTACGACATTATCGATAACCAAGTATCTCCGCAGCTTGCCAACGTTGAGGGGGTGGGTCAGGTTGGTCTTGTAGGCGGAAATGAGCGTGAGATTAAAGTAAACATCAACCGCGAAAAATTGGCGGCTTATAATCTTACCATTTCACAAGTAACCAATGTTATCAGTTCGGCCAGCCTTTCTTCACCGGCAGGTAACGTACAAACCACCGCAACTGAATATTCTATAAAATACGATGCCAAGTTTAACAACTCCAATCAATTGCGTGAATTGGTTGTAGCGCAGTACACAAACGGCAGCAAGGTATATGTAAAGGATATCGCCGAAGTAGTGGATGCACAAACCAAAGTAACGGCCATTAACCACTTTAACGGTGTGCCATCGTTGGGTGTGCAAATTTTAAAGCAAAGCGATGCGAACGCAGTTGAGGTGAGCAAACTGGTAAAAGAGAAAATTGCTGCTATTGAAAAAACACACAGCAATATCGACCTGAAATTTGCTATTGCCGGCGACCAATCGGTGTACACACTTGAATCAGCCGAAGCAGTAATTGACGACTTGTTTATAGCTGTGGTGATTGTGGCTTTGGTAATGTTGTTCTTCCTGCACAGTGGTCGTAGTGCGATGTTCGTACTGGTAGCCCTTCCGGCTTCAATGATACCTACATTTATCTTTATGAACCTGTTGGGTATGTCATTAAACCTTATGACCCTTATGGCACTTTCGCTGGTGGTGGGTATTCTGGTTGACGACTCGATAGTAATTCTTGAAAACATCATGCGCCACATGGAGATGGGTAAAGACCGACGCACGGCAGCCATTGACGGTCGCTCGGAAATTGGTTTTACAGCGATAGCTATTACACTGGTTGACGTAGTGGTGTTTGTTCCTTTGGCACTCTCAGGCGGGTTGATTGGTAACATTCTCCGTGAGTTTGCATTAGTGGTGGTTTGCTCAACATTAATGAGTCTTTTGGTATGTTTTACCGTAACCCCTATGTTGGCTGCTCACTTTGGTAAAGTACAGCACCTAAATCCCAAAACCCTTTGGGGAAAAGTGAATATCTGGTTTGAGAACATAATCACCAGCCTGCGCGAAGGTTACACCAATATACTTAAATGGGCGTTGAGCCATAAGCGTTGGGTATTGGGCGGTACATTGGTATTATTCTTTGGTTCTTTTGGTTTGGTTGCAGGCGGCTTTATCGGTAGTGCATTTATATCACCCAGTGATAGAGGCGAGTTGAGCATCCACATTGAACTTGCTCCCCAAACATCCGTATACCAAACCAATCTTGTAAGCAGGCAGATTGAAGAAATTTTGTTCAAGCAGCCTGAGGTGGTAAATGTGTTTTCTAATATCGGTTACTCAACTACAGGGGTGGCTACTTCAAGCAACAGTAACGTAGCTGATTTGAACGTGACTCTGAAGGACAGAAAAGAAAGAAGCATATCAACCGACGAGTTTGGCTTACGTATGAAAAAGTTAATTAGCACCATACCCGGTGTTAAAACAACCATAACTCCAATTGGTATTACAGGCGGCGGCAACCAACCCGATGTGCAAATTGCCATTAAGGCCAACAACCGCGAGCAAGTGCGTGAGGCAGCTGCCAAAATAAAAGATTTGGTAACAAAAACTCCCGGTACTCAATACGTTAAGTATAGCACTGCCGACCCAAAACCACAGCTTGAAATTAACCTGAACCGCGAAAAAATGGCGTTGTTGGGTATCAATGCTTCCGAAGTAGGTGCAGCAATTTCGACTGCCTTCAGGGGTAACGACCAAACAAAATTCAGGAGCAACGGCAACGAGTACGACATTATGATTCAATCGGATGAGTTTGATAAAACCGATGTGAACGACGTGCGTAAACTGCGCTTTAAAAACTCACAAGGCTTATCGTTTGAGTTATCTCAGTTTGCTGATATTAAAGAAGACCTTGGCGAAACTGCTTTGGAACGTATGGACCGTTTATCATCCATCAACATCAACGCATCTGTAATTGGTCGTTCGGTAGGTACAGTGGGAACTGAACTAACTAAAGGCATTAATGCTTTAGACCTTCCTTCAGGAGTAACATGGCACTATATCGGTACGCTTGAAAACCAATCAAAATCATTCGGCAGTCTTTTAGGTGCTTTGGGTCTTGGTATATTACTGGTGTACCTTATTATGGTGGCCTTGTATGAAAACACCATTTATCCTTTTGTAGTATTATTTGCTTTGCCGCTGGCAATGATTGGTGCCTTCTTAGCATTGGCACTTACCATGAACGACCTTACCATTTTTGCAATGATTGGTTTGATTATGCTAATGGGCTTGGTGGCCAAAAACGGTATTCTGCTGGTTGACTTTACCAACCAACGAAAAGCAGAAGGTGCATCGCTGATTGAAGCACTTATTGATGCAGGCCGCGAACGTTTCCGCCCTATTTTGATGACAACCATAGCAATGATTGTAGGTATGATGCCACTGGCATTATCACAAAGTGCGGGTGCTGAGGTTAAATCAGGTATGGCTTGGGTGATTATAGGCGGCTTAACTAGTTCGCTGTTGCTTACTTTATTAGTTGTACCTACCATATACTACATAGTGGATAAACTAAAAGAAAGAATGGGCAGGGGCAAAAGGAAAAAACTTGCTGCTGACGATACTGAATTGCAAGTAGCAGCTTCACACTAA
- a CDS encoding NADH-quinone oxidoreductase subunit M, with the protein MLTAILIFLPLLASVLVLALKPAQARVAALIIALAELVVSLVAYTQFNPADTSAFSIATPWIAQLGINFNIGMDGTGLVLVLLATVLTPFIILSSFTGNTERPALFYFLILVMQAAMIGVFVAEDGFLFYIFWEMALIPIYFICLLWGGAQRVRVTLKFFIYTLAGSLFMLIGLIYLYLQTPDEHSFSMQALYEAGKSLDAVSQSWVFWALFVAFAIKMPVFPFHTWQPDTYFEAPAQGTMLLSGIMLKMGVFGVIRWLLPVVPQGVAQWSYVAVILSVIGVVYASFLAIVQKDIKRLIAYSSIAHVGLISAGIFTQNSAAVQGAVIQMFSHGIIVFGLFYIVEIIQTRTGTTQIDELGGIRSVAPKLATLFMVIMFGSVALPFTSGFVGEFLLLNGLFQYQPWLSAVAGLSVILGAIYMLNAYRKSTLGETNTVTQSIIDLSTVEKVVLIPLCLLIVVIGIYPAPLLDLSQTAAQNLLQIVELYK; encoded by the coding sequence ATGTTAACTGCAATTTTGATATTCCTGCCCTTGTTGGCATCTGTATTAGTACTTGCCCTAAAGCCTGCACAGGCAAGGGTAGCTGCCCTGATTATTGCATTAGCAGAGTTAGTGGTATCGTTAGTAGCCTATACGCAATTTAACCCTGCCGATACATCGGCTTTTAGCATAGCAACTCCTTGGATTGCCCAATTGGGTATCAACTTTAATATTGGGATGGATGGCACCGGCCTTGTGTTGGTGTTACTGGCAACCGTGCTAACTCCGTTTATCATTCTATCATCTTTTACCGGTAATACTGAACGTCCGGCCTTGTTTTACTTCCTTATTTTGGTAATGCAAGCCGCTATGATTGGCGTTTTTGTGGCCGAAGACGGGTTCTTGTTCTATATATTCTGGGAAATGGCGCTTATCCCCATTTACTTCATCTGTTTGTTGTGGGGCGGTGCACAAAGGGTGCGTGTAACCTTAAAATTCTTTATTTATACCCTTGCAGGCAGTTTATTTATGCTGATAGGGTTGATATACCTGTACCTGCAAACACCCGACGAACACTCGTTCAGTATGCAAGCGTTGTACGAGGCAGGCAAAAGCTTGGATGCCGTTAGTCAGTCGTGGGTATTTTGGGCGTTGTTTGTGGCATTTGCCATAAAAATGCCTGTGTTCCCTTTCCACACATGGCAGCCCGATACCTATTTTGAAGCTCCTGCACAGGGTACGATGTTGCTTTCGGGCATCATGCTTAAAATGGGGGTGTTTGGCGTAATCCGTTGGTTATTGCCCGTTGTTCCGCAAGGAGTAGCGCAATGGTCGTACGTGGCGGTTATTCTTTCCGTAATCGGAGTGGTGTATGCCTCGTTTTTAGCCATCGTACAAAAAGATATTAAACGTTTGATAGCCTACTCGTCTATCGCCCACGTGGGGCTTATATCGGCGGGTATATTCACTCAAAACAGTGCTGCCGTGCAAGGGGCTGTCATACAAATGTTCAGCCACGGTATTATTGTTTTCGGGTTGTTTTACATTGTTGAGATAATACAAACCCGCACAGGTACTACCCAAATTGATGAATTGGGCGGAATAAGGAGCGTAGCACCCAAACTGGCTACGTTGTTTATGGTGATTATGTTTGGCTCGGTAGCACTACCTTTTACCAGTGGTTTTGTGGGCGAGTTTTTATTGCTGAACGGACTATTCCAATACCAGCCTTGGTTATCAGCCGTGGCAGGATTATCGGTTATTTTGGGAGCAATTTATATGCTGAATGCCTACCGCAAATCAACCTTGGGCGAAACCAATACAGTTACCCAAAGTATTATTGATTTAAGTACGGTAGAAAAAGTGGTATTGATACCCTTGTGCCTTTTGATAGTGGTGATTGGTATTTACCCCGCACCCTTGCTTGATTTGAGCCAAACCGCAGCGCAAAACCTGCTGCAAATTGTTGAATTGTATAAATAA